The region TTTGTATGTTTTTCCACCTATGTTCGATATATTTGTAACACGCTGTTCAATGCACTTTCTTGGCAGATTACTACAGTGGACGAAGCAAAGAAATTCTATCCACTTTTTGGACTTGGTGCGAACATTGCCCTTGTCTTCTCTGGCCGGACAGTGAAGTACTTCTCCCAAATGAGGCAGACCCTGGCTCCCGGTGTCGATGGATGGGCCATCTCCTTGAAGGGAATGATGAGTATCGTGGTGGCGATGGGATTTGCAATTTGTTTCCTTTACTGGTGGGTGAATAACAATGTTCAGCTTCCCGCCCGTAGTCTGAAGAAGAAGGTATTAGAAGttgctttttttccttttcatttctttttgtAGTTCCTAATGGTGGCTTTGAAAGCTAAGTAGCTAACATATATTTCTACATGTTTTTGAGAATTCCCTAATTGTCACACTACTGACAGTTTACGTCCTACTATTAACTGTGTCTTTTCCCTACGTTTGTCTACTTTTAGAGGTCTATTTTCCTGCTTCCAGTTGCTTATTAGCCGTTTCTTTGTCCATATCAGGAGAAGCCGAAAATGGGAACAATGGAGAGCTTGAAGTTTTTGGTATCTTCGAAATATATTAGAGATCTCGCCACTTTGGTGGTAGCATATGGTATAAGCATCAACCTTGTCGAGGTTACATGGAAATCAAAGCTTAAAGCCCAGGTAAACCAGGACTTCTCTCCGAACGCACCATTTCTTAGCATTTAAACTAACTTTACGATATATTCATACTTTTGTTCTCTATAAATTGTACAGTTCCCAACACCAAATGAATACTCGTCATTTATGGGTGACTTCTCAACTGCTACTGGAATAGCCACCTTCTCTATGATGCTTTTGAGTCAATGGATCTTTGGCAAATACGGTTGGGGAGTGGCAGCAACTGTTACGCCTACCGTCTTGCTTCTAACTGGAGTTGGATTCTTTTCGTTGATTCTATTTGGTGCCCCTCTCGCTCCGACCCTTGCTCAATTCGGGTTGACTCCACTTTTAGCAGCTGTGTATGTTGGGGCGTTGCAGAACATTTTCAGTAAGAGTGCCAAGTACAGCTTGTTCGATCCGTGCAAGGAAATGGCTTACATTCCTTTGGATGAGGACACTAAGGTATGGTTTCACAAATTTCACTGTACGTGTTGTGATCGTGATTCGTGAAAATGTTATTACTCACTAAAAAAACTTGGGTTTCAGGTTAAAGGGAAGGCAGCTATCGACGTTGTATGCAATCCGTTGGGAAAATCCGGAGGTGCTCTGATCCAGCAGTTCATGATCTTGAGCTTCGGATCACTAGCAAATTCGACTCCCTATCTCGGTGGGATACTTCTTGTAATTGTTCTCGCGTGGTTAGGGGCTGCCAGGTCATTAGACGGCCAATTCACCGCATTGAGGAAAGAGGAGGATCTCGAGAAGGAGATGGAAAGAGCTGCAGTGAAGATCCCGGTCATGTCTTCGACTGATAGTGGTAACGGCTCGCTTAATGGTGAGTCGACCTTGAATGCAGCAGGAGGCAACCCGTCAGGTGCTTCTTCCGAATCCTCGTCTCCTCGAAGCGCGTGAGTGTAGCGTACGTTTAGTTCGATAACGGGGGGAATAAGCAACGATGTTTTCGTAAGATTGGCCAGGTTTGAGTCACCATCGACTTGTGGCTGATTTTCCATTCAGTAattcttatatttatttcatttgtaaGATTTTGTTTTCCTGCTCATAAAATAATTAGAGAGCTACTTAGTCATGCTACTTAATTAAGCCCAATGGTTTAATATATAGAATGTTCACTAAATCtagttttcttgttttcttttgcTTTGTTAGTTAAGTTGAGAGAGTCTATGATTTATACATTTCATCTTAGTCTAAACTTGTAGAGTTGGGTTCTGCCGGAAGTGAGAACTGAGAAGGTAGCAAACCTCGTTGACGGAGACGCCTTCATCTGAGGGTGATCGTTGCTATGTTCGTTTCTTTCCTTGCCCGTTTCTTTACTTCTCTTGtaattagggctggcaaatcgtgcggattgggttgCTATCGAGTTGGGTTGCTATCGAGTCAACTCAATATAGACCCAACCCAATATGGTCAAACCCAACCCAACCTGAAATCATCGTGTTCTTATCGGGTTCCAACCCAATAGATTTGTGTCGGATTCGTGCGAATTTCGTGTCATTCAAAAAAATATCGGTCCCCTTCTAATAATAGTAAATTACTATACATTATGCAATATAGCTGAACGTTATACGATAACGACCGACATatgatattatataattaa is a window of Salvia splendens isolate huo1 chromosome 3, SspV2, whole genome shotgun sequence DNA encoding:
- the LOC121795077 gene encoding plastidic ATP/ADP-transporter-like; the protein is MQGFLQSKGILSLPSNPKIRAFIPQPSQGLRYRFSPLNPSLKPNVPSLSVNGFSRFQGFVAKPQFFGQKSRNYPICKAEAAAASADGQPVFGEKDASPKFMGIEVETLKKIVPLGLMFFCILFNYTILRDTKDVLVVTAPGSSAEIIPFLKTWVNLPMAIGFMLLYTKMSNVLSKQALFYTTILPFIGFFGAFGFVLYPLSKYFHPTALADNLLNVLGPRFLGPLAILRIWSFCLFYVMAELWGSVVVSVLFWGFANQITTVDEAKKFYPLFGLGANIALVFSGRTVKYFSQMRQTLAPGVDGWAISLKGMMSIVVAMGFAICFLYWWVNNNVQLPARSLKKKEKPKMGTMESLKFLVSSKYIRDLATLVVAYGISINLVEVTWKSKLKAQFPTPNEYSSFMGDFSTATGIATFSMMLLSQWIFGKYGWGVAATVTPTVLLLTGVGFFSLILFGAPLAPTLAQFGLTPLLAAVYVGALQNIFSKSAKYSLFDPCKEMAYIPLDEDTKVKGKAAIDVVCNPLGKSGGALIQQFMILSFGSLANSTPYLGGILLVIVLAWLGAARSLDGQFTALRKEEDLEKEMERAAVKIPVMSSTDSGNGSLNGESTLNAAGGNPSGASSESSSPRSA